One Mytilus trossulus isolate FHL-02 chromosome 5, PNRI_Mtr1.1.1.hap1, whole genome shotgun sequence DNA segment encodes these proteins:
- the LOC134718179 gene encoding short-chain collagen C4-like: MLLAMLWMLASIKKHGLLLNDIKLCTIEKEQLISTKADTEKLSVIEHQQIEGIRKLTEIEHQLLKSKEKGVTYIRWGKTQCDGSNTETLYSGQAGGSQYSQPGSSVNYLCLPLNPDGALPLKAHSWYAFLCGAEYQVNEGNTPQGIRSDIFNHDVACAACLAKGKLSSIMIPGWKTCNNGWTKEYDGILMAGHPIHAASSEYACVDKVTETIAGGSRDENGILFYPVKTVCGSLKCPPYKPDTDVPCVVCSK; encoded by the exons ATGTTGTTGGCTATGTTGTGGATGTTAGCgtcaataaaaaa ACATGGATTGTTATTGAATGATATTAAACTTTGTACAATAGAAAAGGAACAACTTATATCAACAAAAGCAGACACAGAAAAACTAAGTGTAATTGAACATCAACAAATCGAAGGGATTAGAAAACTGACTGAAATAGAACATCAATTACTCAAGTCAAAAGAAAAAG GAGTAACATACATCAGATGGGGTAAGACGCAATGCGATGGATCAAACACAGAAACATTGTATTCAG GTCAAGCAGGCGGTAGTCAATACTCACAACCAGGGTCAAGTGTAAACTACTTGTGTTTACCTCTCAACCCAGACGGCGCACTACCGCTTAAAGCACATAGTTGGTATGCTTTTCTGTGTGGAGCAGAATACCAAGTAAATGAAGGGAACACACCCCAAGGAATCAGGTCTGATATTTTTAATCATGATGTCGCATGTGCAGCATGCCTAGCAAAAGGAAAATTATCATCCATTATGATACCAG GATGGAAAACGTGTAATAATGGATGGACAAAAGAATACGATGGAATTTTAATGGCTGGACATCCAATTCATGCTGCTTCATCAGAATACGCATGCGTAGATAAGGTAACTGAAACTATAGCTGGTGGATCTAGAGAcgaaaatggaattttattttatcccGTAAAAACAGTTTGTGGATCATTGAAATGTCCACCATACAAACCAGACACAGATGTTCCATGCGTCGTTTGTTCAAAATAG